CTTGAAAAGCTCGATGACAACAACATGCATGAAATCCTGACCATGCAAAAGTCGGAAGCGAACATGCAATTTTCAAAGTTTGTAGAAAATAACTATATCAATTGGATCAATCGTCCGGAAAATGCACCTATTTTATCCCATCAGTTGTTTAAAAAGAAAGTATTTCCAGTACTTGAGGATGAAATATCTACCTTTTTCGTCCTGATAGATAATTTGCGTTTTGATCAATGGAAAATCATCAACGAGGTGATTACTGATTATTTTAGACTGGAAGAAGAGATCAACTATTTCAGCATCCTCCCAACAGCAACGCAATATGCGAGGAATGCAATCTTCAGCGGCTTAACGCCATTGGAAATGGAAAAACGGTTTCCGAAGTTATGGCAAAATGACGAGGATGAAGGTGGCAAGAACTTATATGAAGACAAATTTCTAGATGATCAGGTCAAAAGGTTATATCGTAAACCGATAAAACATTCTTACACCAAAGTTTTAACACTTGAACAAGGCAAGGACGTTTTAGATAATTTAGGAAACCTGATACATAATCAGCTCAATGTTCTGGTCTACAACTTCGTTGATATGCTATCCCATGCACGCACGGACAGCTCCATGATCCGTGAACTGGCGAATGATGAAGCGGCATACCGTTCGCTTACCTTATCGTGGTTTGAGCACTCACCTCTTTTAGAGACCCTTAAATGGCTTTCACAGAAAAAAGTACGTGTTATTATCACAACGGACCATGGGACGATTCGGGTCAAAAAACCGAGCAAAATTGTTGGAGATAGAAATACAAATACAAACCTCCGCTATAAACAAGGGAAAAATCTAAATTACATTGAAAAAGATGTATTTACGATAAAGAATCCCCATGATGCACAGTTACCCAAACTTCATGTCAGCTCAACTTATGTATTCGCCAAAGAGGATTCCTACTTTGTTTATCCAAACAATTACAATCAATTTGTTAATTACTTTAACGGAACATTCCAGCATGGAGGAATATCATTGGAAGAAATGATCATCCCCTTTGCGACATACTTGCCGAAATAGTAATTTTGCAACATGGAAATTATCGTAAATACAACGGCAGATCTTTCTGTTGCAGCCCAAACTCTTTTGAACAGGTTTCCAAAGGATCGAATTTTTCTGCTATATGGCCCAATGGGGGCAGGAAAAACGACCTTTATAAAATATTTGTGTGAACAATTAGGTGTAAAAGATAGCACGTCGAGTCCTACCTTCTCGATTGTTAATGAATATGATTCTGACAACGGGCCAATATATCATTTTGATTTTTATCGGATTAAAGATGAACAGGAGGCATTTGACTTTGGTTATGAGGAATATTTCTATTCGGGAGCATACTGCTTTATTGAGTGGCCTGAAAAAATACCAAATTTGTTGCCTGAAGAAGCAAAAGAAATACATATCAGCATCATAGACGCTGCTACCCGAAAAATATCTATCCGTTAATCTATCTTTTATCATACTCCATTATGGCTCATTCATCATCTTGTCAATATATTCCTTCAGATATCCACGTCCCGGGGTTAGCAGCTATTCATGCTGAACATTTAAGTTTCTCATTTCATGAAAACAATGTACAGTTTGCTGTTGAAAATGCTTCTTTTGATATTGAAGGAGGAAAAATAACGGCTATTATTGGTGAGTCCGGAAGTGGAAAAAGTACCCTACTTAAATTAATCTATGGCCTGTTAGAACCTACGGACGGTGGCGTGCGGTATAAAGGCTGGCAAGTTCCTACGCGTAAAGACAAGCTAATACCCGGACATGATGCCATGAAACTCGTCTCGCAAGGATTCGACGATTTAAATACCTATGCGAATGTATGGGATAATGTTGCTTCACAGCTACCCAATACGGATATCAAACGTAAGCAGGATAAGACCGCAGAGATTTTACAACGCTTACGCATAGATCATTTGGCAAAAAAAAGAGTCGCTGATATCAGTGGTGGAGAAAAACAGCGCGTTGCCATCTGTCGCGCATTGGTCAATGAACCAGAAGTACTTCTGATGGATGAACCGTTTAACCAAGTTGACGCGTCTTTTCGAGATACCTTGCAACAGGACATCAAAGATATTGTAAAGGAAACAGGTCTTACGATAATTTTGGTTTCGCATGATCCCACTGAGGTCCTTGCTCTGGCAGACAACCTTATTGTCATGAAATCAGGAAAAATATTAGATCAAAATAATCCACATCTGTTGTATAGCCAACCATCACACCCTTATACGGCACAATTGTTGGCAAAAAGTAATATCCTAAATCCCCAACATGCACAAAATTTAGGTATAGCAAGCGAAAAGCCTATTGCAATTCACCAGGAATGGATCTCTATTATGCTCGCCGAAGAATCACCTTTCTATGTAAAAGACACTAAATTTAGAGGCTTCTATTATGAAATCGTTGTTTCAAACAATGTGGTTGACCTACATT
The window above is part of the Sphingobacterium sp. ML3W genome. Proteins encoded here:
- a CDS encoding PglZ domain-containing protein — translated: MQKTHILWADDEIDFLKPHILFLESKGYKVDTVNNGNDAVEAFKNGFFHLIFLDENMPGLTGLETLSIIKSINPTVPIVLVTKNEEEHVMEDAIGSKIDDYLIKPVNPKQILMTIKKLTENKRIVNEKTSMAYQQDFRNLGMILNDDLDFNQWSEVYKKLVYWELSLEKLDDNNMHEILTMQKSEANMQFSKFVENNYINWINRPENAPILSHQLFKKKVFPVLEDEISTFFVLIDNLRFDQWKIINEVITDYFRLEEEINYFSILPTATQYARNAIFSGLTPLEMEKRFPKLWQNDEDEGGKNLYEDKFLDDQVKRLYRKPIKHSYTKVLTLEQGKDVLDNLGNLIHNQLNVLVYNFVDMLSHARTDSSMIRELANDEAAYRSLTLSWFEHSPLLETLKWLSQKKVRVIITTDHGTIRVKKPSKIVGDRNTNTNLRYKQGKNLNYIEKDVFTIKNPHDAQLPKLHVSSTYVFAKEDSYFVYPNNYNQFVNYFNGTFQHGGISLEEMIIPFATYLPK
- the tsaE gene encoding tRNA (adenosine(37)-N6)-threonylcarbamoyltransferase complex ATPase subunit type 1 TsaE encodes the protein MEIIVNTTADLSVAAQTLLNRFPKDRIFLLYGPMGAGKTTFIKYLCEQLGVKDSTSSPTFSIVNEYDSDNGPIYHFDFYRIKDEQEAFDFGYEEYFYSGAYCFIEWPEKIPNLLPEEAKEIHISIIDAATRKISIR
- a CDS encoding ABC transporter ATP-binding protein, whose translation is MAHSSSCQYIPSDIHVPGLAAIHAEHLSFSFHENNVQFAVENASFDIEGGKITAIIGESGSGKSTLLKLIYGLLEPTDGGVRYKGWQVPTRKDKLIPGHDAMKLVSQGFDDLNTYANVWDNVASQLPNTDIKRKQDKTAEILQRLRIDHLAKKRVADISGGEKQRVAICRALVNEPEVLLMDEPFNQVDASFRDTLQQDIKDIVKETGLTIILVSHDPTEVLALADNLIVMKSGKILDQNNPHLLYSQPSHPYTAQLLAKSNILNPQHAQNLGIASEKPIAIHQEWISIMLAEESPFYVKDTKFRGFYYEIVVSNNVVDLHCTTTSQLIPQKNQAVDLTISNWIPFD